A window from Carassius auratus strain Wakin unplaced genomic scaffold, ASM336829v1 scaf_tig00009639, whole genome shotgun sequence encodes these proteins:
- the LOC113072600 gene encoding uncharacterized protein LOC113072600 has translation MTPQLSPPTVMSTGYEFTHEKQQHLASDLDRQIRAALAEINGLFVYYPEPNFCVLVDDGENTIKESFIKEGRRKGDYRMESCVLIRQVKKRANFKAVFPVSKPIIIVAPETYKKYEKEPELKDLKIGQSTLNDRTLAIGVYCNGAIALKATYKGVDSPNDPKVHPGAYHLNLKFIRDLYNCDDDAKFEELSEKNPFSMDGGDGIEVVEAIRQARECRMFFEQFQRYNQ, from the exons ATGACCCCTCAACTCAG CCCACCCACTGTCATGTCGACTGGTTATGAGTTCACCCACGAGAAACAACAGCACCTTGCAAGTGACCTGGACCGCCAGATTCGTGCAGCCTTAGCAGAGATCAATGGTCTCTTTGTGTATTACCCAGAACCCAACTTCTGCGTTCTAGTGGATGACGGAGAAAACACCATAAAGGAGAGTTTCATCAAGGAAGGAAGGAGAAAAGGCGATTACAGAATGGAGTCATGCGTTTTGATCAGGCAGGTCAAGAAGCGTGCCAATTTTAAAGCTGTGTTTCCCGTCAGTAAGCCCATTATCATCGTTGCACCAGAAACATATAAGAAATATGAGAAAGAGCCGGAGCTAAAAGACCTAAAGATCGGACAGTCAACTCTGAATGACAGAACTTTGGCAATTGGTGTATACTGTAATGGGGCAATCGCACTTAAGGCAACCTATAAAGGGGTGGATTCACCAAATGACCCCAAAGTGCACCCAGGAGCATATCATTTAAACTTAAAGTTCATCAGGGACTTGTATAATTGTGATGATGACGCAAAATTTGAAGAGCTGAGTGAAAAAAATCCATTCAGCATGGATGGAGGAGACGGAATAGAAGTAGTCGAAGCTATCAGACAAGCAAGAGAATGCAGAATGTTTTTTGAACAATTTCAGAGATATAATCAATAA